A window of the Thalassospira sp. TSL5-1 genome harbors these coding sequences:
- the proV gene encoding glycine betaine/L-proline ABC transporter ATP-binding protein ProV — MTDKIVVKDLYKVFGDHPDQAMKMVNEGIDKAEIFEKTGQTVGVCGANFTVREGEIFVVMGLSGSGKSTLVRLLNRLIEPTAGQVLYDGVDIAAMNAQELMDLRRRDMSMVFQSFALMPHLSVVDNAAFGLELAGVALEERQQRALNALEQVGLRAQADSYPDELSGGMQQRVGLARALANDPAVMLMDEAFSALDPLIRAEMQDELLILQREHKRTIIFISHDLDEAMRIGDRIAIMEGGIVVQVGTPEEILNNPANDYVKSFFRGVDVSTILSAKDIVSKRETTVIEREGVGLKTAQRRLETENREFGYIVGSNMEFHGVISQESVERAIKAGAEKLSAAFLPDIEPVTEDTQLSELIGKVAHAPCGVPIVTDNGRYTGVIRKAKLLATLDPEGDLTNG, encoded by the coding sequence ATGACAGATAAAATTGTTGTAAAAGACCTGTATAAAGTCTTTGGCGACCACCCCGACCAGGCCATGAAAATGGTGAATGAGGGTATCGACAAAGCAGAAATCTTTGAAAAAACGGGCCAGACAGTTGGCGTCTGCGGTGCAAATTTCACCGTTCGCGAAGGCGAAATATTCGTGGTGATGGGGCTTTCGGGTTCTGGTAAATCCACGCTTGTCCGTTTGCTCAACCGTTTGATCGAACCCACCGCCGGGCAGGTGTTGTATGACGGGGTCGATATTGCAGCAATGAATGCGCAGGAACTGATGGATTTGCGCCGTCGCGATATGTCGATGGTGTTTCAGTCCTTTGCCCTGATGCCGCATCTTTCCGTTGTCGATAATGCCGCCTTTGGCCTGGAACTTGCCGGTGTTGCCCTGGAAGAACGCCAGCAGCGCGCGCTAAATGCGCTTGAGCAGGTTGGCCTGCGCGCCCAGGCAGATTCCTACCCCGACGAACTTTCCGGTGGCATGCAGCAGCGTGTCGGGCTGGCCCGTGCGCTTGCCAATGACCCAGCCGTGATGCTGATGGACGAAGCCTTTTCCGCCCTTGACCCGCTTATTCGCGCCGAAATGCAGGACGAATTGCTGATTTTGCAGCGCGAACACAAGCGTACCATCATCTTTATTTCGCACGATCTGGATGAAGCCATGCGCATTGGCGACCGCATTGCCATCATGGAAGGCGGGATTGTGGTTCAGGTTGGCACACCGGAGGAAATCCTCAACAACCCGGCAAACGATTACGTCAAATCATTCTTTCGCGGAGTGGATGTTTCCACCATTCTGTCCGCAAAAGATATTGTTTCCAAACGCGAAACCACGGTGATCGAGCGCGAGGGTGTTGGCCTTAAAACCGCACAGCGCCGCCTTGAAACCGAAAACCGCGAATTTGGCTATATCGTTGGCAGCAACATGGAATTTCATGGCGTGATTTCGCAGGAAAGCGTTGAACGCGCCATCAAGGCCGGGGCTGAAAAGCTTTCGGCGGCGTTCCTGCCCGATATTGAGCCCGTGACCGAAGACACACAGCTTTCCGAACTGATCGGCAAGGTTGCCCATGCCCCGTGCGGTGTCCCGATTGTGACCGACAATGGGCGATATACCGGCGTGATCAGAAAAGCGAAATTGCTTGCAACGCTTGACCCGGAAGGAGATTTGACCAATGGCTGA
- the proW gene encoding glycine betaine/L-proline ABC transporter permease ProW, with the protein MADNSNPWASSGQSGAADTATSGGGDAASSAASNPWGTPDPSAGSGVSDTSGDWLANTAPAPEHHFSIVHPFRDAAFPVDIWVNNGLDWVVDNFRSFFQAVRWPIDAVLTGVQTGLQATPALIVIVVMALLAWQVAGRRLAIGTFLSLVAIGLIGAWSEAMITLALVITSVLFCVIIGLPTGIWLARNDKASRITRPILDAMQTTPAFVYLVPIVMLFGIGNVPGVVVTIIFALPPLIRLTILGIRQVPADLVEAARSFGASPKQLLFRVQLPLAMPTIMAGVNQTLMLALSMVVIASMIAVGGLGQMVLRGIGRLDMGLATVGGIGIVLLAIVLDRMTQALGQDMRSKGSRHWYQTGPVGLVRSLMGKK; encoded by the coding sequence ATGGCTGATAACAGCAATCCGTGGGCAAGTAGCGGACAATCAGGTGCCGCCGATACCGCCACATCGGGCGGCGGGGACGCTGCCTCGTCGGCAGCATCCAACCCCTGGGGCACCCCGGACCCGTCTGCCGGCAGCGGCGTTTCTGATACCTCAGGCGACTGGCTGGCAAATACCGCCCCGGCACCGGAACATCATTTTAGCATCGTCCATCCCTTTCGCGATGCCGCCTTCCCGGTTGATATCTGGGTGAATAATGGCCTTGACTGGGTCGTTGATAATTTCCGCAGCTTCTTTCAGGCCGTGCGCTGGCCGATTGATGCCGTTCTGACCGGCGTTCAAACCGGCCTGCAAGCAACCCCCGCCCTGATCGTGATTGTCGTTATGGCCTTGCTGGCCTGGCAGGTGGCAGGACGCAGGCTGGCAATCGGCACATTTTTGTCGCTGGTTGCCATTGGCCTGATTGGCGCCTGGTCGGAAGCCATGATCACGCTGGCCCTGGTCATCACCTCGGTTCTGTTCTGCGTTATTATTGGCCTGCCTACCGGTATCTGGCTGGCACGTAATGACAAGGCCTCGCGCATTACACGGCCAATCCTTGATGCCATGCAAACCACACCGGCATTCGTTTATCTGGTGCCAATCGTGATGCTGTTTGGCATTGGCAACGTGCCTGGTGTGGTCGTGACCATTATTTTCGCCCTGCCCCCGCTGATCCGCCTGACCATTTTGGGTATTCGCCAGGTCCCGGCTGATCTGGTGGAAGCCGCCCGTTCCTTTGGTGCCAGCCCGAAACAGCTTCTGTTTCGTGTGCAGTTGCCCCTTGCCATGCCGACCATCATGGCCGGTGTCAACCAGACCCTGATGCTTGCGCTGTCGATGGTGGTGATTGCCTCCATGATTGCCGTGGGTGGCCTTGGTCAGATGGTGTTGCGCGGCATTGGCCGCCTGGATATGGGCCTCGCCACTGTGGGCGGCATCGGCATCGTGTTACTCGCAATTGTATTGGACCGCATGACCCAGGCCCTTGGTCAGGACATGCGCAGCAAGGGCTCCCGTCACTGGTATCAAACCGGTCCGGTTGGCCTCGTCCGTTCCCTTATGGGCAAGAAATAA
- a CDS encoding MarR family winged helix-turn-helix transcriptional regulator — protein sequence MTSEQQKRRDSLDVLVALRQIIRASDLHSKHVMKVCGLTVPQLVVLLAIQELGDVTVKEISRHVSLSQATVTTILNRLEERNFVRRVRNATDKRVVNSCLTQKGSDMIRNTPPLLDDDFMDRFEGLKENERGRIVTSLKKIAMLMEGDDVDLRPPTKPRHKEESC from the coding sequence ATGACGTCAGAACAGCAAAAACGACGCGACTCACTCGATGTTCTGGTTGCTCTGCGCCAGATCATTCGGGCATCCGATCTGCATTCAAAACATGTGATGAAGGTTTGTGGGCTAACCGTACCGCAACTTGTGGTGTTGCTCGCCATCCAGGAGCTTGGTGATGTAACGGTAAAGGAAATTTCGCGCCATGTCTCGTTAAGTCAGGCAACGGTGACGACCATCCTTAACCGTTTGGAGGAGCGAAACTTCGTGCGTCGTGTGCGTAATGCAACCGACAAGCGTGTGGTGAATAGCTGTCTGACCCAAAAGGGGTCGGATATGATCCGTAATACGCCACCTTTGCTGGATGATGATTTCATGGATCGCTTTGAAGGCTTAAAAGAAAACGAGCGCGGACGGATTGTTACATCACTAAAGAAAATTGCGATGCTGATGGAGGGGGATGACGTGGATTTGCGTCCGCCAACGAAGCCTCGTCATAAAGAGGAAAGTTGTTGA